In Stenotrophomonas sp. ESTM1D_MKCIP4_1, a single genomic region encodes these proteins:
- a CDS encoding chloride channel protein, whose amino-acid sequence MIEPQRIPARLLAQLRSEAWRRRAALWIGAVAVALVAILFAKASDAAFAVFRRIIEHSPWWALLLTPGIFALLAWLTSGAMRPTRGSGIPQVIAALDKPDEAFRKTNLSPAVSAGKLLLTSLSLLGGASVGREGPTVHVGASLMYLFGRWFGFKDPRELSHFLLAGGAAGIAAAFNTPLAGIVFAIEELSGRFEHRFSGTLLTAVIVGGVVSLGLLGNYTYFGHVSARLPLGQGWLAILLCGVVAGLLGGLFARMVLASVAGRPRWLGTLRQRHPVLLAAACGLVVVGLALVFGEGAFGTGYEQARSLVQGQAVVGHEFGLMKLLANLASYIAGIPGGLFSPALAVGAGLGHNLAVLMPDVDPRAFVLLGMCAYLTGVTQAPLTSAVISLELTDSGDLLLPILATVLIARGVSGLVCRVPIYRGLAEQLLPPQTRTAEGGT is encoded by the coding sequence ATGATCGAGCCCCAACGAATCCCGGCCCGCCTGCTCGCGCAGCTGCGCAGCGAGGCCTGGCGCCGCCGTGCCGCGCTGTGGATCGGCGCTGTGGCGGTGGCCCTGGTCGCCATCCTGTTTGCCAAGGCCAGCGATGCAGCCTTTGCCGTGTTCCGGCGCATCATCGAGCACTCGCCCTGGTGGGCGCTGTTGCTCACCCCGGGCATCTTCGCGCTGCTGGCCTGGTTGACCAGCGGTGCGATGCGGCCCACGCGCGGCAGCGGCATTCCGCAGGTCATCGCCGCGCTGGACAAGCCCGATGAGGCATTCCGGAAAACCAATCTGTCCCCGGCGGTGTCGGCCGGCAAACTCCTGCTGACCTCGCTGTCCCTGCTGGGCGGCGCCTCGGTCGGGCGCGAAGGTCCGACCGTGCACGTGGGCGCCAGCCTGATGTACCTGTTCGGGCGCTGGTTCGGCTTCAAGGATCCGCGCGAACTGTCGCACTTCCTGCTGGCCGGCGGTGCCGCCGGCATCGCGGCGGCATTCAACACGCCACTGGCCGGCATCGTGTTCGCCATCGAAGAGCTGAGCGGCCGTTTCGAGCACCGTTTCTCCGGCACGCTGCTGACTGCGGTGATCGTGGGCGGCGTGGTGTCGCTGGGGCTGCTCGGTAACTACACGTATTTCGGCCATGTGAGCGCGCGCCTGCCGCTGGGCCAGGGCTGGTTGGCCATCCTGCTCTGTGGGGTGGTGGCCGGGCTGCTGGGCGGTCTGTTTGCCCGCATGGTGCTGGCCAGCGTGGCCGGGCGTCCGCGCTGGCTGGGCACGCTGCGCCAGCGCCACCCCGTGTTGCTGGCGGCGGCCTGCGGGCTGGTGGTGGTCGGCCTGGCGCTCGTGTTCGGCGAAGGCGCCTTCGGAACCGGCTACGAGCAGGCGCGCAGCCTGGTGCAGGGCCAGGCGGTGGTCGGCCATGAGTTCGGGCTGATGAAGCTGCTGGCGAACCTGGCGTCGTACATCGCCGGCATTCCGGGCGGCCTGTTCTCGCCCGCCCTGGCAGTGGGCGCCGGGCTGGGCCACAACCTTGCGGTACTGATGCCCGACGTCGACCCGCGCGCATTCGTGCTGCTGGGCATGTGCGCCTACCTCACCGGCGTCACCCAGGCCCCGCTGACCTCGGCGGTCATTTCGCTGGAATTGACCGACAGCGGCGATCTGCTGCTGCCGATCCTGGCCACGGTGCTCATCGCCCGTGGCGTGTCCGGGCTGGTGTGCCGGGTGCCGATCTACCGTGGCCTTGCAGAACAGCTGCTGCCGCCGCAAACGCGCACTGCCGAAGGCGGCACCTGA
- a CDS encoding L,D-transpeptidase, which translates to MTLALALAGTGVASAKGAKDVATPSTAAVDELPQGQEVSDTVIELAGWVVASRDSEGYPFAIMDKAAAQVLIFGSDGKLRGAAPALFGSAKGDHSAPNVAKVALSAIPGHDRTTPAGRFIGGYGPSDDAGRVLWVDYDSAVSMHPLPPGTPKEKRAERLATPTPDDNRVTHGCINVSANFYEQVVQSTFEKGGVFYVLPDKDSLEKTFPEFAQSRAKAEHEGSRDAHSASK; encoded by the coding sequence CTGACCCTCGCGCTGGCACTGGCTGGTACCGGCGTGGCCAGCGCCAAGGGCGCCAAGGATGTCGCTACGCCATCCACCGCCGCCGTCGATGAGCTCCCGCAGGGCCAGGAAGTGTCCGACACGGTGATCGAACTGGCCGGCTGGGTGGTTGCCAGCAGGGACAGCGAAGGCTATCCGTTCGCGATCATGGACAAGGCCGCCGCACAGGTGCTGATCTTCGGCAGTGACGGCAAGCTGCGCGGCGCGGCACCGGCACTGTTTGGTTCGGCCAAGGGCGACCATTCCGCACCCAACGTTGCCAAGGTCGCGCTGAGCGCGATTCCCGGCCACGACCGCACCACCCCTGCAGGCCGCTTCATCGGTGGCTACGGCCCTTCCGACGACGCTGGCCGCGTGTTGTGGGTGGATTACGATTCGGCCGTCTCGATGCATCCCCTGCCGCCGGGCACCCCGAAGGAGAAGCGCGCCGAACGGTTGGCAACACCCACGCCGGACGACAACCGTGTGACCCACGGCTGCATCAACGTCAGCGCCAACTTCTATGAGCAGGTGGTGCAGTCCACGTTCGAGAAGGGTGGCGTGTTCTACGTGCTGCCGGACAAGGACTCGCTGGAAAAAACCTTCCCCGAATTCGCGCAGAGCCGCGCGAAAGCAGAGCACGAAGGCAGCAGGGACGCGCACTCGGCCAGCAAGTGA
- a CDS encoding sigma-70 family RNA polymerase sigma factor translates to MGNTLSMDIAGVLQAHWPMLVRMAGSYAREPARRDDLLQEISIALWQALPRWRGEEGTLRAFIARVAHNRAMDALAGEQRHRSSALDDRLPDPDADPLQHTARAQQHDSLLQAVRQLPLGLRQVVLLALEGFSQREIGQALALEENTVAQRLSRARRQLRERMGGAR, encoded by the coding sequence TTGGGCAATACGCTGTCCATGGATATCGCCGGGGTACTGCAGGCGCATTGGCCGATGCTGGTGCGCATGGCTGGCAGCTATGCGCGCGAGCCCGCCCGCCGTGATGACCTGCTGCAGGAAATCAGCATTGCCCTGTGGCAGGCACTGCCGCGCTGGCGTGGTGAAGAGGGCACGCTGCGTGCCTTCATTGCGCGGGTCGCGCACAACCGCGCGATGGATGCACTGGCCGGGGAACAGCGCCATCGCAGCAGTGCGCTGGATGACCGTCTGCCGGATCCGGATGCTGACCCGCTGCAGCACACCGCGCGCGCCCAGCAGCACGACAGCCTGCTGCAGGCCGTACGGCAGCTGCCACTGGGCCTGCGCCAGGTGGTGCTGCTGGCGCTGGAAGGCTTTTCGCAGCGCGAGATCGGCCAGGCCTTGGCACTGGAAGAGAACACCGTTGCCCAGCGCCTGAGCCGCGCACGTCGGCAACTTCGCGAACGGATGGGAGGCGCCCGATGA
- a CDS encoding methylenetetrahydrofolate reductase, translating into MSAGSRPAARAFIDACSLEVSAKAMPALRAEAGRIARGTTISIPYLASEDDEARLAAARAVREVGLQPMPHLSARRIGSQAALERFIARAVGEAGVEQCLLIAGDLATPAGPFADSASVIDTGILERAGIRVVAVGGHPEGHPVMDAAARWRVLEHKCQSIQTRGMTPKIITQFAFDADTVLAWLDALRARGLGHPVLVGVPGPASVSRLLRYAAMCGVGASTAMLARYGISIGRLLGTAGPDVFVDRLVAGLTDAHGQVSPHLFPFGGIAPSLDWVAQYRQRADP; encoded by the coding sequence ATGTCCGCAGGTTCCAGGCCGGCGGCACGCGCCTTCATCGACGCCTGCTCGCTGGAAGTGAGCGCGAAGGCCATGCCCGCGCTGCGCGCCGAAGCCGGCCGCATCGCGCGCGGTACGACGATCTCCATTCCTTACCTGGCCAGCGAAGACGATGAGGCGCGGCTGGCAGCGGCACGCGCGGTGCGTGAAGTGGGCCTGCAGCCCATGCCACACCTGTCTGCCCGCCGCATCGGCTCGCAGGCGGCGCTTGAGCGCTTCATCGCGCGGGCGGTGGGTGAGGCCGGTGTTGAGCAGTGCCTGCTGATCGCTGGCGATCTGGCCACGCCCGCCGGTCCCTTCGCTGACAGTGCATCGGTCATCGACACCGGCATTCTCGAGCGCGCCGGCATCCGGGTCGTGGCCGTGGGTGGGCACCCGGAAGGCCATCCGGTGATGGATGCCGCCGCGCGCTGGCGGGTGCTGGAACACAAGTGCCAGTCCATCCAGACACGCGGCATGACGCCGAAAATCATCACCCAGTTCGCGTTCGACGCCGATACCGTGCTGGCCTGGCTGGACGCGCTGCGGGCGCGTGGCCTCGGTCATCCAGTACTGGTGGGCGTGCCGGGGCCGGCCAGTGTTTCCCGGCTGCTGCGCTATGCGGCCATGTGCGGTGTGGGGGCCAGCACGGCGATGCTGGCCCGGTACGGCATTTCGATCGGCCGGCTGCTGGGCACGGCCGGGCCGGATGTCTTCGTGGATCGGCTGGTGGCCGGACTGACCGACGCGCACGGGCAGGTCAGCCCGCACCTGTTCCCGTTCGGCGGCATCGCGCCGTCGCTGGACTGGGTGGCGCAGTACCGGCAGCGTGCGGATCCTTAG
- a CDS encoding pentapeptide repeat-containing protein: MAASRLTPLPKKEIAVLRARWTPALVPHLSNPRHKDDWRDKTIVNRHWESSPFGTTIDGRRDYRGFPYPIPQYQNLQSIDLSHAQPSDGPTFLVNAILVDCDFTGVAMGSVSESCVACRFDLCSFNQVELCGAFDGCSFVQSKLLKCASNATFTDCDFRNANLSGTDFSRARFVRCSFDGASFKGCDLHKAVFVGSRPSEEQLAACYGNAGIRFEDESGQQVDVVTPPAAEDPLMTAWDRLAQRLSDRS; the protein is encoded by the coding sequence ATGGCCGCCTCGCGCCTCACACCGTTGCCGAAGAAGGAAATCGCGGTGCTGCGCGCACGCTGGACGCCGGCTCTTGTGCCACATCTGTCCAACCCCCGGCACAAGGATGATTGGCGCGACAAGACCATCGTCAACCGCCATTGGGAATCTTCGCCCTTCGGGACAACCATCGACGGCCGACGGGATTACCGCGGGTTTCCCTATCCGATTCCGCAGTACCAGAATCTGCAGTCGATCGATCTTTCCCATGCGCAGCCCAGCGACGGACCGACCTTCCTGGTCAACGCCATCCTGGTGGACTGTGATTTCACGGGTGTGGCGATGGGAAGCGTTTCGGAGTCATGCGTTGCCTGCCGTTTCGATCTCTGTTCGTTCAACCAGGTCGAGCTGTGCGGTGCGTTCGATGGATGCAGCTTCGTGCAGTCAAAGCTGCTCAAGTGTGCCTCCAACGCCACCTTCACCGATTGCGATTTCCGCAATGCCAACCTTTCAGGGACGGATTTTTCGCGGGCGCGTTTCGTGCGCTGCAGTTTCGATGGCGCCAGCTTCAAGGGGTGCGATCTGCACAAGGCAGTGTTCGTCGGCAGTCGGCCCAGCGAGGAGCAGTTGGCCGCGTGTTACGGGAATGCGGGCATCCGCTTCGAGGATGAAAGCGGCCAGCAGGTGGACGTGGTGACGCCGCCGGCAGCGGAAGATCCGCTGATGACGGCGTGGGATCGACTGGCGCAGCGGCTGTCGGACCGCTCCTAG
- a CDS encoding Ax21 family protein, producing MNKNSLLALGLLAALPFAASAADGLSYNYVEGGYVNTDAKGGDADGWGVKGSVAVHPNFSVFADYSKQETDTFKNDVDQWRIGAGYNYGIAPNTDLVARVAYQKFDMKHGLDFNGYSTEVGLRTAFTPNLEGYALAGYEDYSKKHGINPEGEFYGRVGATAKFTPNWGLSGEVKLAKAGDREWFVGPRFTW from the coding sequence ATGAACAAGAATTCGCTGCTCGCCCTGGGTCTGCTGGCTGCACTGCCGTTCGCTGCATCGGCTGCTGACGGCCTGTCGTACAACTATGTCGAAGGCGGTTACGTGAACACCGATGCCAAGGGCGGCGACGCCGATGGCTGGGGCGTGAAGGGCTCGGTTGCAGTGCACCCGAACTTCTCGGTCTTCGCTGATTACAGCAAGCAGGAAACCGACACCTTCAAGAACGACGTTGACCAGTGGCGCATCGGCGCCGGCTACAACTATGGCATCGCACCGAACACCGACCTGGTGGCACGTGTTGCGTACCAGAAGTTCGACATGAAGCACGGCCTGGACTTCAACGGCTATTCCACCGAAGTGGGCCTGCGCACGGCATTTACCCCGAACCTGGAAGGCTACGCGCTGGCCGGTTACGAGGATTACAGCAAGAAGCACGGTATCAACCCGGAAGGTGAGTTCTACGGCCGCGTCGGCGCCACCGCCAAGTTCACCCCGAACTGGGGCCTGAGCGGCGAAGTGAAGCTGGCCAAGGCCGGCGATCGCGAGTGGTTCGTGGGCCCGCGCTTCACCTGGTAA
- a CDS encoding MFS transporter, with protein MLALLLVGLNLRPVLAVVSLLTDSIRASNGMSFEQIGWLTSLPMMAMGLIAMAGGLVYRMGYRRGVAIGMALTAASALAKLASHEPLWLMGSSIAAGLGIGIVQSLIPGYIKTRFPHRVDLLMGLYVSMIMGGAALAAASASTLLQWLDWQGTMAFWALLALAGIALWLPNSGHADSPAGGASATAAAPTAFRPWQQGRTWLLVALFCVSSSCYTLCLAWIAPYMMEAGVRANEAGFMLAALSLSEVAGGFLVSWLAPRFRDRRALLGMFLVATALTYVLIGLAPMYVPWLMMCLLGLSIGGLFPMTLILVMDHCRQPAKAGILVSFVQGVGYLVGGVLPFVAGSIRDTVGDLSVAWVAMACVTAAALVLAARATPVSAERFDAR; from the coding sequence GTGCTGGCCCTCCTGCTGGTCGGCCTCAACCTGCGCCCCGTGCTGGCCGTGGTCAGCCTGCTCACCGATTCCATCCGTGCCAGCAATGGCATGAGCTTTGAACAGATCGGCTGGCTGACCAGCCTGCCGATGATGGCCATGGGCCTGATCGCCATGGCCGGCGGCCTGGTCTATCGCATGGGCTACCGGCGTGGCGTGGCCATAGGCATGGCCCTTACTGCCGCGTCGGCGCTGGCCAAGCTGGCCTCGCATGAACCGCTGTGGCTGATGGGGTCCAGCATTGCTGCGGGCCTGGGCATCGGCATCGTGCAGTCACTCATTCCCGGCTACATCAAGACCCGTTTCCCGCACCGCGTCGACCTGCTGATGGGCCTGTACGTGAGCATGATCATGGGTGGCGCGGCACTGGCAGCGGCCAGCGCATCCACGCTGCTGCAATGGCTGGACTGGCAGGGCACGATGGCGTTCTGGGCGCTGCTGGCCCTGGCCGGCATCGCACTGTGGCTGCCCAACAGCGGGCATGCCGACTCACCGGCGGGCGGCGCATCGGCCACGGCTGCCGCACCCACCGCGTTCCGTCCCTGGCAGCAGGGGCGCACCTGGCTGCTGGTCGCGCTGTTCTGCGTGTCCAGCAGTTGCTACACGCTGTGCCTGGCGTGGATCGCGCCGTACATGATGGAAGCCGGCGTGCGCGCGAACGAAGCCGGGTTCATGCTGGCGGCGCTGAGCCTGTCCGAGGTGGCCGGTGGCTTCCTTGTTTCCTGGCTGGCACCACGCTTCCGCGATCGCCGTGCGTTGCTGGGCATGTTCCTGGTGGCCACCGCACTGACCTATGTGCTGATCGGGCTGGCCCCGATGTATGTACCGTGGCTGATGATGTGCCTGCTTGGCCTGTCCATCGGCGGACTGTTCCCGATGACCCTGATCCTGGTGATGGACCACTGCCGACAGCCGGCCAAGGCGGGCATCCTGGTGTCGTTCGTGCAGGGCGTGGGCTATCTGGTCGGCGGCGTACTGCCCTTCGTGGCCGGTTCGATCCGCGACACCGTCGGCGACCTCAGTGTGGCGTGGGTGGCGATGGCCTGCGTGACCGCCGCCGCGCTGGTACTGGCAGCACGGGCCACGCCGGTCAGCGCCGAGCGGTTCGACGCACGCTGA